One Candidatus Thermodiscus eudorianus DNA segment encodes these proteins:
- a CDS encoding GTP cyclohydrolase IIa, which yields MARIRMAVLELVGYREWTEAIGDDREWRLQIVQSTLYSSLQQVIADYGGFILPLRYDYMAVAASNVSDEGLKRLYDKAREISPVPVRLAASCGSTPVEAMENAWTRIKEGEEFVLDECGDNEIVVAGHFDLNGITVMTRRLGLLTTYNTVLHVISEIETRAHYRGAVAQYLGGDNILVLLPFTGFKSIVEELVVVHDLKAGVGIAPTAREALKHAAKALHDIRTGKAGDRIRVEGAHYET from the coding sequence ATGGCCAGGATCAGGATGGCGGTGCTCGAACTAGTCGGCTACAGGGAGTGGACTGAGGCCATCGGAGATGACAGGGAGTGGAGACTGCAGATAGTCCAGTCAACGCTCTATTCGAGCCTGCAACAAGTGATAGCAGATTACGGGGGATTCATCCTGCCGCTGCGCTATGACTATATGGCAGTGGCGGCTTCCAATGTCTCTGATGAAGGATTGAAGAGGCTCTACGATAAGGCCCGCGAGATCTCCCCAGTGCCTGTGAGGCTCGCCGCCTCGTGCGGCTCGACCCCTGTAGAGGCTATGGAGAACGCTTGGACCCGCATAAAAGAGGGCGAGGAGTTTGTTCTCGACGAATGCGGGGATAACGAGATCGTAGTCGCCGGCCATTTCGACCTTAACGGGATAACTGTGATGACGCGCCGCTTGGGGCTACTAACCACATACAACACCGTTCTCCACGTTATCTCGGAGATAGAGACGAGGGCGCACTATCGTGGGGCTGTAGCACAGTACCTGGGCGGTGACAACATTCTAGTACTCCTCCCATTCACCGGGTTCAAGTCCATCGTCGAGGAGCTAGTCGTCGTCCACGATCTTAAAGCCGGCGTCGGGATAGCACCGACTGCTAGAGAGGCGTTGAAACACGCTGCAAAGGCGCTTCACGACATAAGGACAGGCAAGGCAGGGGATAGGATACGTGTGGAGGGGGCTCATTATGAAACATAA
- the ribH gene encoding 6,7-dimethyl-8-ribityllumazine synthase, giving the protein MARIRLGIVVAEFNYDVTRLMLEKAISHAKFLGAEVAIVFKVPGTFDIPYGVSSIIGKDYVDAIVALGAVIEGETEHDEVVAHQAARKIVDLGVEHGKPVSLGVIGPGATRMQALERAEEYARRAVEAAVKLARRMKLAEEATYNGEMIEVE; this is encoded by the coding sequence TTGGCTAGAATACGCCTCGGCATAGTGGTTGCTGAGTTCAACTACGACGTCACACGGCTAATGTTAGAGAAAGCCATTAGCCATGCCAAGTTCCTTGGCGCTGAGGTCGCAATCGTCTTCAAAGTACCTGGTACCTTCGATATCCCATACGGGGTATCCTCGATCATAGGCAAGGACTATGTCGATGCCATCGTCGCCCTTGGAGCGGTTATTGAGGGGGAAACCGAGCATGACGAGGTAGTAGCCCACCAGGCCGCAAGGAAGATCGTGGACCTCGGAGTCGAGCATGGGAAGCCCGTGTCACTTGGAGTCATCGGCCCTGGAGCAACTAGGATGCAGGCCCTTGAGAGAGCCGAGGAATACGCTAGAAGGGCCGTGGAAGCTGCTGTCAAGCTGGCTAGGAGGATGAAGCTTGCAGAGGAGGCCACGTATAACGGTGAGATGATCGAGGTCGAGTAG
- a CDS encoding CDC48 family AAA ATPase — protein sequence MSIDGLTLRVAEAYHRDVGRKIARIDRKAMKSLSVETGDYIKISGKEHDVVASVWPLRPEDEGKDIIRIDGYLRAALGVGIGDTVTVYKATKVEPAQKVVLAPLEPIRFGPDFVAYVKEFLLRKPIARGEIIVVPLLEGIPLAVVSTQPAQMVYVTERTEINIKEKPVKAEEVARARGVPKVTWEDIGDLEEAKERIREIVELPMKYPELFKHLGIEPPKGVLLYGPPGTGKTLLAKALANEIGAYFISINGPEIMSKFYGESEQRLREIFKEAEENAPSIIFIDEIDAIAPKREEVTGEVEKRVVAQLLTLMDGLKERGRVIVIAATNRPDAVDPALRRPGRFDREIEIRPPDKRARIEILKVHTRHMPLADDVDLDKLAEMTHGYTGADLAALAKEAAMAALRRFIKSGKIDLTKETIPTSVFKELKVTMKDFLEAMKLVRPTLIREVFVEVPQVKWEDIGGLENVKQELREAVEWPLKYPKVFEEMGIKPPRGILLFGPPGTGKTLLAKAVATESGANFIAVRGPEVLSKWVGESEKAVRRIFERARQVAPTVVFFDEIDAIAPARGFRHDTSGVTDRIVNQLLTELDGIVPLQNVVVIAATNRPDIIDPALLRPGRFDRLIYVPPPDKEARKQIFKVHTRKVPLADDVDLDKLAELTEGYTGADIEAVVREAVMIKLREKLEVGPVEMKHFMEALKRVPPSLTPEDVKRYERMARELKKLSLG from the coding sequence ATGAGCATAGATGGCTTAACCCTAAGGGTAGCTGAGGCCTACCATAGAGATGTCGGTAGGAAGATAGCCAGGATAGACAGGAAGGCCATGAAATCACTCAGCGTAGAAACAGGCGACTACATAAAGATCAGCGGCAAGGAACACGACGTAGTCGCGTCAGTATGGCCCCTTAGACCAGAAGACGAGGGCAAGGATATCATAAGGATAGACGGCTACTTGAGAGCCGCTCTAGGAGTCGGAATCGGGGATACTGTCACGGTATACAAGGCCACCAAAGTCGAGCCTGCACAGAAAGTAGTGCTGGCACCGCTGGAACCCATAAGATTCGGCCCCGACTTCGTGGCCTACGTAAAGGAGTTCCTGTTGAGGAAACCTATAGCCAGAGGAGAGATCATAGTAGTACCACTCCTAGAAGGCATACCGCTAGCCGTAGTATCAACGCAGCCAGCCCAGATGGTCTACGTCACCGAGAGGACGGAAATCAACATTAAAGAGAAGCCAGTAAAGGCCGAGGAAGTCGCTAGAGCCAGAGGAGTCCCCAAGGTAACATGGGAGGACATAGGCGACCTAGAAGAGGCCAAGGAGAGGATAAGAGAGATCGTGGAACTCCCCATGAAATACCCAGAACTCTTCAAGCACCTGGGCATCGAGCCTCCTAAGGGTGTCCTCTTGTATGGTCCTCCTGGTACTGGTAAGACTCTTCTCGCCAAAGCTCTAGCCAACGAGATAGGAGCATACTTCATCTCGATCAATGGTCCTGAGATTATGAGTAAGTTTTATGGTGAGAGTGAGCAGAGGCTTAGGGAGATCTTCAAGGAGGCCGAGGAGAACGCGCCAAGCATAATATTCATAGACGAGATAGACGCAATAGCACCGAAGAGAGAAGAAGTAACAGGAGAAGTCGAGAAGAGAGTCGTAGCACAGCTCCTAACGCTAATGGATGGCCTGAAAGAGAGAGGCCGGGTGATAGTTATCGCGGCGACCAACAGGCCCGACGCAGTAGACCCGGCTCTGAGGAGGCCCGGCCGGTTCGACAGAGAAATCGAGATCAGACCCCCCGACAAACGTGCAAGGATAGAGATCCTAAAAGTCCACACAAGGCACATGCCACTAGCTGATGACGTGGACCTAGATAAGCTAGCCGAGATGACCCACGGCTACACGGGCGCAGACCTAGCAGCGCTGGCCAAGGAGGCCGCTATGGCTGCCCTACGGAGATTCATAAAGTCTGGCAAGATAGATCTCACAAAAGAGACTATACCCACGAGCGTGTTCAAGGAACTGAAAGTCACTATGAAAGACTTCCTAGAGGCTATGAAGCTAGTGAGGCCAACCCTGATCAGAGAGGTATTCGTAGAGGTACCACAGGTCAAGTGGGAGGACATAGGAGGCCTAGAGAACGTAAAGCAAGAGCTACGCGAAGCCGTCGAATGGCCGCTCAAATACCCCAAGGTCTTCGAGGAAATGGGTATTAAGCCTCCTCGTGGTATTCTTTTGTTTGGTCCTCCTGGTACTGGTAAGACTCTTCTCGCTAAGGCTGTTGCGACTGAGAGTGGGGCTAACTTCATAGCAGTGCGGGGCCCAGAAGTACTAAGCAAATGGGTAGGAGAAAGCGAGAAGGCTGTTAGGAGGATCTTCGAGAGGGCCAGGCAGGTCGCCCCGACGGTCGTGTTCTTCGACGAAATAGACGCAATAGCCCCAGCCCGCGGCTTCAGGCATGACACGAGCGGCGTGACAGACAGGATAGTCAACCAGCTACTGACAGAGCTAGACGGCATAGTCCCCCTCCAGAACGTGGTGGTCATCGCGGCGACCAACAGGCCCGACATAATAGACCCAGCCCTACTAAGGCCCGGCCGGTTCGACAGGCTGATCTACGTGCCACCGCCGGACAAGGAGGCAAGGAAGCAGATATTCAAGGTCCATACTAGGAAGGTGCCGTTGGCTGATGACGTGGACCTGGATAAGCTGGCCGAGCTCACAGAAGGATACACGGGCGCCGACATAGAGGCCGTGGTCAGGGAGGCTGTAATGATAAAACTCAGGGAGAAACTAGAAGTAGGCCCCGTCGAGATGAAGCACTTCATGGAGGCACTGAAGAGGGTCCCGCCAAGCCTGACCCCAGAAGACGTAAAACGCTACGAGAGGATGGCCCGCGAGCTCAAGAAGCTCAGCCTAGGATAG
- the cyaB gene encoding class IV adenylate cyclase yields MYEVEAKIRVDCDGLEAILEKALELGGRLIGRRREVDIYYQHPCRDFVETDEALRVRIIDGTKYSLTYKGPRIDNRGDIKKRVEIIVEVSGGDIEKLLEEIGFKPMATVTKDRTYVELHGTTVTLDRVQRLGCFVEIEGDNPAGIKQVVEELGVKGEYVKETYAEMIARLEGAN; encoded by the coding sequence ATGTATGAGGTCGAAGCGAAGATCCGGGTGGACTGTGACGGGCTGGAAGCTATACTGGAGAAAGCATTGGAGCTAGGCGGCAGGCTCATTGGAAGACGACGTGAAGTTGACATCTACTATCAACACCCCTGCAGGGACTTCGTGGAGACTGATGAAGCCCTGAGGGTACGTATTATAGACGGGACCAAGTATTCGTTGACCTACAAGGGGCCCCGGATAGACAATAGAGGGGATATCAAGAAGCGCGTCGAGATAATAGTTGAGGTCAGCGGAGGCGATATAGAAAAACTCCTTGAGGAGATCGGGTTCAAACCCATGGCAACGGTCACCAAGGACAGGACATACGTAGAGCTACACGGCACGACTGTAACCCTAGACCGAGTCCAAAGGCTAGGATGCTTCGTCGAGATAGAAGGTGACAACCCAGCGGGTATAAAGCAGGTTGTCGAGGAGCTAGGCGTCAAGGGAGAATATGTTAAGGAGACATATGCAGAAATGATCGCCAGGCTAGAGGGGGCGAATTAG
- a CDS encoding RtcB family protein, whose amino-acid sequence MPLRRIDKYTWKIPEDAKNCMRVPSIIYADDFLLEKMKSDLTLVQASNVACLQGIQKYSIVMPDGHQGYGFPIGGVAAMDPEENGVISPGGVGYDINCGVRLLRTNLTEEDVRPRLRDLIDSLFYNVPSGLGSTGKLRLSIQELDKVLNEGVEWAIGKGYGWSEDPEHIEERGSWRLADASKVSNAAKRRGANQLGTLGSGNHFLEVQVVDKVFDERFAKALGLFEGQVTVMIHTGSRGLGHQVASDYLMIMERAMRKYGTIPPDRELASIPFNSPEAQNYVRAMAAAANFAWTNRQLITHWTRESFRQVFRRDPDQLGLEIVYDVAHNIAKIEEHDVDGKRKRLVVHRKGATRAFPPGHPEIPKDYRDVGQPVLIPGSMGTASYVLIGSPRGAKSWYTSPHGAGRWMSRAKAKRTRRYHEVLQDLQSKGIYLRASNRATVVEEMPEAYKDVDRVARVAHEVGIGLLVARLRPIGVTKG is encoded by the coding sequence ATACCACTCAGAAGGATAGACAAATACACCTGGAAGATCCCGGAGGACGCGAAGAATTGTATGAGGGTCCCCTCCATAATATACGCGGACGACTTCCTACTCGAAAAGATGAAGAGCGACCTCACACTAGTCCAGGCGTCAAACGTGGCCTGCCTGCAGGGAATCCAGAAATACTCGATAGTAATGCCCGATGGCCACCAGGGCTACGGGTTCCCCATCGGCGGAGTAGCCGCGATGGACCCAGAGGAGAATGGTGTGATAAGCCCTGGAGGGGTCGGGTACGATATCAACTGTGGAGTGAGGCTGCTAAGGACTAACCTGACGGAGGAAGACGTGCGTCCCCGGCTACGTGACCTGATCGACTCACTCTTCTACAACGTTCCCAGCGGGCTTGGAAGCACCGGTAAGCTGAGGCTAAGCATCCAGGAGCTTGACAAGGTGCTCAACGAGGGCGTCGAGTGGGCTATCGGCAAGGGCTATGGCTGGAGTGAGGATCCGGAGCATATCGAGGAGAGGGGGAGCTGGAGGCTAGCCGACGCTAGCAAGGTCAGCAATGCCGCTAAGAGGAGGGGGGCTAACCAGCTCGGAACGCTGGGGAGCGGAAACCATTTCCTGGAAGTCCAGGTTGTCGACAAGGTGTTCGACGAGAGGTTCGCTAAAGCGCTGGGACTCTTCGAGGGTCAAGTCACGGTTATGATACACACCGGAAGCCGTGGGCTCGGACACCAGGTTGCGAGCGACTACTTGATGATTATGGAGCGGGCTATGAGGAAATATGGCACCATACCGCCCGATAGGGAGCTCGCCAGCATACCCTTCAATTCCCCCGAGGCCCAGAACTACGTGAGGGCCATGGCTGCCGCAGCTAACTTCGCCTGGACCAATAGGCAGCTCATAACCCATTGGACTAGGGAGTCGTTCCGCCAGGTTTTCCGCAGGGATCCCGACCAGCTGGGCCTTGAGATCGTGTACGATGTAGCCCATAACATCGCTAAGATAGAGGAGCACGACGTTGATGGGAAGAGGAAGAGGCTAGTCGTGCATAGGAAGGGGGCCACAAGGGCCTTCCCGCCGGGCCACCCAGAGATACCGAAGGACTACCGCGATGTGGGACAACCAGTGCTCATACCGGGTAGCATGGGTACCGCAAGCTATGTGTTAATCGGGTCGCCGAGGGGGGCTAAGAGCTGGTATACCTCGCCTCACGGGGCTGGTAGGTGGATGAGCCGGGCAAAGGCCAAGAGGACTAGAAGGTACCATGAAGTGTTACAAGACCTCCAGTCTAAGGGCATCTACCTAAGAGCCAGTAACAGAGCCACGGTTGTAGAGGAGATGCCGGAGGCCTACAAGGACGTTGACAGGGTAGCGCGGGTCGCCCATGAAGTCGGCATCGGACTATTAGTAGCTAGGCTGAGGCCTATTGGCGTGACCAAGGGGTAG
- the deoC gene encoding deoxyribose-phosphate aldolase, translating into MKEGSLALVEALENMVKRYDSPEKLARVIEHTLLSPSAGIEKGLAVIGETADYGFRCAMLSPYHARRLYKEASNAGVKLCTVIGFPSGFQPVKAKLHEIDSVADIVDGIDIVANIQAIIAGDKPEVEEELAELVSHARESGVGHVKVIIEAPLLDDNTLALSVRTVADAKADYVKTSTGVYSKGGDPFTVLRVSSLAKQYSLQVKAAGGIRTAIDAFLALASGAHVIGTSSGPRVIETYKRLVK; encoded by the coding sequence ATGAAGGAGGGCAGTCTAGCGCTAGTAGAGGCCCTGGAGAACATGGTGAAGAGATACGATAGCCCGGAGAAGCTGGCCAGAGTGATAGAACACACCCTACTATCGCCATCCGCAGGCATAGAGAAGGGGCTCGCGGTCATAGGGGAAACAGCCGACTACGGCTTCAGGTGCGCCATGTTATCACCATACCATGCAAGGAGGCTTTACAAAGAGGCTAGCAATGCAGGAGTCAAGCTCTGCACCGTCATAGGCTTCCCCTCAGGGTTCCAGCCCGTGAAGGCAAAGCTACACGAGATAGACAGTGTAGCAGACATAGTCGACGGAATCGATATAGTCGCCAACATCCAAGCCATCATCGCGGGCGATAAGCCCGAGGTAGAAGAGGAGCTCGCAGAGCTAGTATCACACGCCAGGGAGAGCGGGGTAGGCCACGTGAAAGTGATAATAGAGGCCCCACTACTAGACGATAATACCCTAGCCCTATCGGTAAGAACCGTAGCAGACGCAAAGGCGGACTATGTGAAGACCAGCACCGGAGTCTACTCTAAGGGGGGAGACCCCTTCACAGTCCTCCGGGTATCAAGCCTGGCTAAACAATACAGCCTACAAGTGAAGGCGGCCGGTGGTATAAGGACGGCCATAGACGCATTCCTCGCGCTCGCAAGCGGGGCGCACGTCATCGGAACCAGTAGCGGGCCCCGCGTTATAGAGACTTACAAGAGGCTGGTAAAGTAG
- a CDS encoding dihydropteroate synthase-like protein, whose product MKVALITSRTAAPLIEEIIASRVKGNPKVSAQIIVLPIPAIGMLDANKLKRLIDRHRKAVKDADIILVPGTIEGDVSPIADELGKPVYKASRDPGLLPLVISHIAAGSKLDTLKPAEEILDVEPPEIEPEHTAFNIGSVAVPSRGPPLVLAAEIPPDTGNYVEVAERYVEEGASLLVLGASSKTRDLAVRIRRVLDRVDVPVLSEAPTPRMAREAVSAGASGISISAAKSRSYLDSVEKDSVVILGERDVRLLAEAVELYRRRGFERLIVDPVVGLPLIDYSSTSSRYNSAYPLDTPMLFSAANVATVLDADTHGVYALLAAMAVELRASVFLVVEDSYKTIHSVAEAREALKLSYAAWSRRSQPHMLGSRLLVVKQLEPPPKPTIPVEDARIVDEWIEPAMDRGYFRIEVDHERGMILVEYRQGRRIARFASRKARILARAIAREIDLTPEHAAYLGEELAKAELALRTGRTYIQDSEIMRMVWED is encoded by the coding sequence GTGAAGGTGGCATTAATAACTAGCAGGACGGCGGCGCCGCTGATCGAGGAGATAATAGCCTCGCGTGTAAAGGGGAACCCCAAGGTATCTGCCCAGATAATAGTACTGCCGATACCAGCCATCGGAATGCTCGACGCCAACAAGCTGAAGAGGCTGATAGACCGGCACAGGAAGGCGGTAAAGGACGCCGACATAATACTAGTACCAGGCACTATAGAAGGGGACGTAAGCCCCATAGCCGACGAGCTGGGGAAGCCTGTTTACAAGGCATCGCGCGACCCCGGACTCCTCCCGCTAGTGATATCCCACATCGCGGCGGGATCAAAGCTGGACACGCTGAAGCCGGCCGAGGAGATCCTGGACGTGGAGCCGCCAGAGATAGAGCCCGAGCATACAGCCTTCAACATAGGGAGCGTGGCGGTACCAAGCAGGGGTCCCCCACTAGTCCTAGCCGCGGAGATCCCGCCAGACACGGGGAACTACGTGGAGGTGGCTGAGAGGTATGTTGAAGAGGGGGCTAGTCTACTTGTCCTGGGCGCATCATCGAAGACTAGGGATCTCGCGGTAAGGATAAGGAGGGTCTTGGATAGGGTGGACGTGCCGGTTTTAAGCGAGGCACCCACACCCCGCATGGCCCGCGAAGCCGTAAGTGCCGGGGCCTCGGGTATATCGATATCAGCAGCCAAGAGCCGCTCCTACCTGGACTCCGTGGAGAAGGATAGTGTTGTGATCCTAGGGGAGAGGGACGTCAGGCTCCTCGCCGAGGCGGTGGAGCTCTACAGGAGGAGGGGGTTCGAGAGGCTGATAGTGGATCCCGTGGTTGGGCTCCCGCTGATAGACTACTCCTCCACAAGTAGCCGGTACAACTCAGCCTACCCTCTGGATACTCCAATGCTGTTCTCGGCGGCCAACGTGGCAACGGTCCTCGACGCCGATACACATGGGGTATACGCGTTGCTGGCTGCAATGGCGGTAGAGCTTAGAGCCTCTGTATTCCTAGTAGTGGAGGACTCGTATAAGACGATTCACTCCGTCGCGGAGGCTCGTGAAGCCCTGAAACTGAGCTATGCCGCGTGGAGTAGGAGGAGCCAGCCCCACATGCTCGGGTCAAGGCTCCTCGTAGTCAAGCAACTGGAGCCGCCGCCGAAGCCAACGATCCCCGTAGAGGACGCTCGGATCGTGGACGAGTGGATAGAGCCGGCGATGGACAGGGGGTATTTCAGGATAGAAGTAGATCACGAGCGCGGCATGATACTAGTAGAGTACAGGCAGGGTAGGCGCATAGCCAGGTTTGCTTCGAGAAAAGCTAGGATCCTGGCGAGGGCGATAGCCAGGGAGATCGATCTAACCCCGGAGCACGCCGCTTATCTGGGAGAGGAGTTGGCTAAGGCCGAGTTGGCCCTCCGGACGGGTAGAACATACATACAGGATAGCGAGATAATGAGGATGGTGTGGGAGGATTGA
- the mvk gene encoding mevalonate kinase, with protein sequence MRQSAASAPGKVILFGEHFVVKGSRSLATAISLRVKAIVREHTGGKIRFHSPLANVNSWINPGTLEYGDDRLAPLARMLSYLRDEMGFQIVPHEVYVESRLPVGAGLGSSASLAAAYALAYTSFLGDPLSRGDLLKASYEAEKVAHGNPSGVDNTIAVYGGGLIYRRGSGFEQVDIRLPSGSRLLVLDTGVSRDTRRVVEHVLRVADRTWPVSRLIYEAADGIIDLALEALESGDAVKLGLLMDLNQGLLNSVGASSGVIEKVVFRVRESGALGAKLTGAGWGGSVIALVWESDVDRVVDAVRGYVRSVHDVEIGVEGARVEEA encoded by the coding sequence TTGAGGCAGTCGGCCGCCAGTGCCCCCGGAAAGGTTATTCTATTCGGGGAGCATTTCGTGGTGAAGGGGTCTAGGAGCCTGGCGACGGCTATATCCCTCCGCGTAAAGGCCATCGTCCGAGAGCATACTGGGGGGAAGATACGATTTCACAGCCCTCTGGCTAACGTTAACTCCTGGATCAACCCCGGCACACTAGAATACGGAGACGATAGACTGGCCCCCCTAGCCAGGATGCTATCCTACCTCCGCGACGAGATGGGTTTCCAGATAGTCCCACACGAGGTCTACGTTGAAAGCAGGCTTCCAGTCGGCGCTGGCCTCGGCTCTAGCGCTAGCCTAGCGGCGGCCTATGCTCTGGCCTATACGAGCTTCTTGGGGGACCCCCTGTCCCGCGGGGATTTACTGAAGGCTTCCTATGAGGCCGAGAAGGTTGCCCATGGGAACCCTAGCGGCGTAGACAACACCATCGCAGTCTATGGGGGAGGCCTCATATATAGGAGGGGGTCGGGGTTCGAGCAGGTTGATATAAGGCTTCCCAGCGGGTCAAGGCTCCTTGTATTGGATACTGGTGTTTCGAGGGATACCCGCCGCGTGGTAGAGCACGTGTTGAGGGTCGCTGATAGGACTTGGCCGGTTAGCCGGTTGATATACGAGGCTGCTGACGGGATCATAGATCTAGCTCTAGAGGCCCTTGAGTCCGGCGATGCTGTGAAGCTTGGCTTGTTGATGGACCTCAACCAGGGGCTGCTTAACTCGGTCGGCGCCTCCAGCGGCGTCATCGAGAAGGTGGTTTTCAGGGTTAGAGAGAGTGGAGCTCTTGGGGCCAAGTTGACCGGCGCTGGATGGGGCGGCTCTGTTATCGCCCTGGTCTGGGAGTCCGACGTTGACCGGGTCGTCGATGCTGTCAGGGGCTATGTTAGGAGTGTTCATGACGTTGAGATTGGGGTTGAGGGGGCTAGAGTCGAGGAGGCCTAG